From one Populus alba chromosome 17, ASM523922v2, whole genome shotgun sequence genomic stretch:
- the LOC118042704 gene encoding uncharacterized protein, with translation MQNNTSMCVYNDRYLACFLKFEEEIKPSILHRAAKANTFLAMGRWMKPEVYPLLAAMTCVTSLCIFQLTRNVFMNPDVRVNKANRGMGVLENKEEGEKYAEHGLRKFLRTRPPEIMPTVNHFFSEDK, from the exons ATGCAAAATAATACCTCTATGTGTGTGTATAACGATCGATATTTAGCTTGTTTCTTGAAGTTCGAGGAGGAAATTAAACCATCAATTTTGCACAGAGCAGCAAAAGCAAATACCTTCCTAGCTATGGGGCGTTGGATGAAACCAGAG GTCTACCCGCTGCTAGCTGCGATGACCTGTGTAACAAGTTTGTGCATCTTTCAGCTTACAAGGAACGTTTTCATGAACCCTGATGTCAG GGTCAACAAAGCAAACCGTGGCATGGGAGTGTTAGAAAACAAAGAGGAAGGGGAGAAGTATGCAGAACATGGCCTGCGCAAATTCTTGAGAACTCGCCCACCTGAGATCATGCCAACCGTCAACCACTTCTTCTctgaagataaataa